In Planococcus shixiaomingii, the DNA window AGGCATTACCTTTTCGTTGAACGAATCGATTGAGATCTTCCGCCAAAATGGTAAAAAGATCGATATCATCGTGTCAATCGGCGGCGGTGCGTTAAATGAAGACTGGCTCCAAATGCAGGCGGATATTTTCAATGCCAACATTGTCCGGCTGACGAGCGAACAAGGTCCGGGCATGGGAGCGGCGATGTTGGCTGCTTACGGATGTGGCTGGTTTGATTCGTTAAAAGCATGCGCAGATGCGTTTTTGCAGGAAGACAAGCAGTTCCAGCCGAATGAAGAAGCTGCGGCAGTTTACAAAAAAATGTTTGCTGTTTACCAGGAAATTTATGGACAAACGAAAGAATTGAATCAAAAACTTTTGGAATTCCGTAAATAAGGATATAGAAGAAGAGCCTCAACCTATTGTTGAGGCTCTTTACTAATAGGAAGAGATTATAAAAATTTAGTTAGCGGGGTGCGGAAAATGGAATATCGCCAAATTGGCAAGACGGATTTGAAGGTAAGTGAATTAAGTTTTGGCACGTGGGCAATTGGTGGTTCGTGGGGTTCGACAGACGATCAGGAATCGCTGCGGGCATTGGATTATGCGATGGACAACGGCGTCAACTTTTTTGATACGGCGGATGTATACGGAGATGGCCATGCGGAAGAATTGCTGGCAAAAGCGACAAAAGGGAAGCATTCGGAAATTCATATCGCGACAAAGTTTTGCCGGGCTGGGGACATCTATGATCCTGCCACTTATTCACTTGAGAGTGTAACGAAATACGCAGAGGACAGCTTAAGACGGCTAGGCCGTGAAAGGATCGATTTGTTCCAGATCCACTGCCCGCCGATTGAGATTTTGCGGGATGGCCAGGTGTTCGACGTGTTGAACCGCTTAAAAGAACAAGGGAAAATCCGCTATTACGGCGTCAGCGTTGAAACGGTGGAAGAAGGTATGTTGTGCTTGGAAAACCCGGACATCAGCAGCCTACAAGTGATTTTTAACATGTTCCGCCAAAAGCCGCTGGAAGAATTGTTCCCGAAAGCCCAAGAAAAAGGCGTAGGCATTTTGGCGCGCGTTCCGTTGGCAAGCGGCTTGCTGACAGGGAAATTCAAAGTCGATTCGCAGTTTGAAGAAGACGACCACCGCAATTTTAACCGTGACGGTGCCGCTTTCAACGTCGGTGAAACGTTTGCTGGATTGGAATTTAGTAAAGGCGTTGAGCTGAGCGACAAATTGGCTTGGATTGAAGAAAAACGAGGAAATCGCACACGTGCTGCGCTGAAGTGGATTTTGGAGCATGACGCTATTTCCACTGTCATCCCGGGATTCAAAAATGTGAAGCAAGTGGAAGACAATCTCCAGGCATTGAACGCAGCGCCTTTTTCAGAAGAAGAGCTGGCGCGTTTAGAGCAATTCTATGTGAGTGAAGTGCGTTCGGAGATTCGCGGGCCTTATTAAGATAAAAAAATATTTGAAATAGACTAGGCTGACTCAATACTGAGTCAGCCTTTTTTATGTTGGGGAGAGTGGGAAGTTGGTAAGAAACGGAAGGGTGCAGAAAAGTATCAGTATAAGCTTCAGCAACCTGATCACCGCTCCACCAGTGGCGTTAGCCGGTTTGAAAGGCAGTCCGCCTTGGCGGACTGTTTCCATATAATCTTTTGGTTTTGTTTTTGGGGGACTTTTCATAGTTCATGTAGAATTGGGGAAACTTCATGAAGAAAGCTTGGTTCGTCATGTAAGAGCCCGAAAACTTCATGTAGAAAATCGAAAAGTCCATGTAAGGATCTCAAAACTTCATGAAGAAAATTCTGGAAGCTCTCCAAAGCGCCTCCATTTTTTATTTCCAGCAGGAGTGTTAAACTTAGACTGACATTTACTGTATTCAAACAACGAGCTTGTACATCTAGGAGGAAAATTATGTTGGCGTTGAATATTTTGGATTATTCCCCGATCGATGAAGGGGCGACAGCGAGAGAGGCGCTGCTGCAAACGACGCAGCTGGCGCAACGGGCAGAGGCTCTCGGCTATCATCGTTTTTGGGTGGCGGAGCATCATCAGGTGTTTTCGGTCGCGGGCAGTACGCCGGAAATGCTGATGATGCATTTGGCGACTTCGACGAAGACAATCCGCATCGGGTCCGGCGGTGTGATGCTGCCGCATTACAGTCCATATAAAGTGGCGGAGAACTTCCGCATGCTTGAGGCGCTTCATCCGAATCGAATCGATCTTGGCATCGGCCGGTCGCGTAGCTACCGTATCGTGAACCAGGCGCTCAATGAATCAAAAGGGATAAAGGTTTCCTACGAACAGCAAATACAGGATCTGCAAAAGTACTTTACCGACGATAAAACGACGGAGCATCGTTTTCAGGAATTGATTGCCACACCGATTACGGAAACGGCGCCGGAGCTATGGCTGCTCGGAACTGGGGGAGAAAGTGCGGAAATCGCTGCAGCGAACGGCATGGCGTTTTCTTATGCGCATTTTGCGAAACCATCCATAGCAGGTGTTGAAGCTATCGATTCTTATCGGAAGCAGTTTCAGCCGTCTAAGTTGATGGATAAGCCGAAAGTGATGGTCGCGGTTTTTGCGGTTGTCACGGAAACCGCCGAGCAAGCGGAAGAGATAGCAAAGGCTTTCGATTTGTGGCTGTTGTTTATAGAGTCAGCCACACCGCCGCCGTATTACCCATCTATCGAGACGGCGGAAAAGCGCGGCTTCAGTGCGTCCGAGCAAGAAAAAGTGAAGCACAACCGAAGACGGATGATTGTTGGAGATGCTGAATATGTAAAGGCCGAAATCGAAAAAATTGCAGCACGGTTTAAAGCGGATGAAATCACCATCATTCCAAGCATTTCTGGAGCGGACAACCGGATGAAAGAGATCGAGCTGTTGGCAAAAGCTTTTAACCTATAAGTTGTCATGTAAGAATCAGAAAAGCTCATGTGGAAACCTGAAAACTTCATGAAGAAAAATCGCTATTTTTTCTCCATAAAAAGAGTGAGCCTCATCTTGTCAGTAAACAAGTTGAGGCTCACTCTTTTGTATTAATGCCATGTAATGTCATAAAGCAGCTTCGCACACAAAACAGAGAATTCGCGGTCCGGATATTGCTCTTTCATTGATTTGATTTTGCCGGCCGAAAATTCAGCTGCATCTTCAAACGAAGCGTGGCGGACAATCGCTTCGTGGGGTGAATATATAGGTGAGGCGGCTGGCGTAAATTTCGCAAATAGGAACGTCAAATACGGTTGTTCCTGCGGCTTGTCGTAAATGGTTTTGCCTTCGACAATCAATTCATTGTCAGGGAAATACGACAGCGTTTCGATATGGATGATGCCAATGCGTTTCATCACCCAAAGGTTGGTGTAGCCCATCGAGATTTCTTCGTGCATGTGGTCTAAAATGTCCGCGACATTCCGTTCGAACATGGAGAAAGGATTTTTCCGGTTCGTCAAATATACAAAATAGGTCCGGTCATCTTTTACATCCAGCAACTGTTCTTCGGTCACAAAATCTCCTCCAAGCTGAGTTTGACTTCTGTTCGTTCAAAATATGGAGTTGGTTTACAGTCCATTATAATCCATAGACAGAAAATTCACCGCTTTTAAGCGAAAGGACATGAAAAAACCAGCAAAGCATTGGCTTTGCTGGTTTTTGTTAAAACTTCGCATATTCGGGATCGGCCACTTTCACAAGCAGTTTGCCGACATTGGTTCCTTTGAAGAGGCTAAGAAAAGCATCCGGCGTATTGTCAAAGCCTTCGACAATCGTCTCTTCGTATTTCAATTTGCCTTCTTGCAGCCAAGCGCCAAGCTGCTTTGAACCTGCTTCGAATTGGGCCGCGTAATTGCCGACGGTAAAGCCTTGCATCAATGCGCTCGTCTTGATCATATACGACTGCAGCCGCGGGCCAAGGTCTTCTTCCTTGTTATAAGAAGAAATCGCTCCGCACAAAGGAATGCGGGCGTTGGTATTTAACAGTTTGAACACTTCATCGGTTACAGGGCCGCCGACATTATCGAAATAGACGTCAACGCCGTCCGGTACAGCTTTTGCCAAGTCTTCGGCAAAACTGTCCTTTTTGTAATTGACCGCTTCATCAAAACCAAGTTCAGTTTTCAAAAGCTCAATTTTTTCGTCGCTGCCGGCAATGCCGACGACGCGGCAGCCTTGGATTTTCGCGATTTGCCCAACCGCTGAACCGACTGCGCCAGCAGCGCCGGAAACGACGACGGTTTCACCGGGCTGTGGTTTGCCGATCTCGAGCAAGCCGAAGTACGCCGTAAGCCCGGTCATGCCAAGAATGCCAAGATGTGTCGTGGCCGGGGCTGCGCTCGGGTCGATCTTACGGATTTTCTGGTCGTTTGCGCGGCTGTACTCAGCCCATTTCAAGTTGCCAGTGACGATGTCACCTTGCTTGAACTTGTCGGAACGCGACTCGACCACTTCTGCGATTCCGCCGCCGGCAATCGCTTTATGCAGTTGAAACGGCGCAATATAGGATTTTGAGTCTTGCATGCGGCCGCGCATATATGGATCGACCGATAAGTACAGCGTCCGCAGCAAAACTTGGTTTTCTTCAAGTGAGGGAATGTCCTGCTCGACAAACTCAAAATCGTCGTTTGTAGGCATGCCTTTCGGGCGGTTCGCCAAATGGATTTCTTTTTGTGTTGTTGGAATCAATGCAGTTCCTCCTTTGAATTTCTTGTAATGAAGCGTACCACTTCGAAAGAAACAAGGTCAACGAATACGAATAGCTCATGCATATAAGCTTTCAGGTCAATTTATCCTAGTTTCAGCCTAGTTCTAAGAAGGGTACAGAAAGAGACGCACGAAATCTTTTAGTTAACTTACAGAAATGGAGATGACTATAGATGGAGAAAGTAAAATCGGCAATTATTACAGGTGCCAGCAGCGGAATTGGGCAAGCGACAGCACGGGAGTTGGCTAAGAACGGCTATGCCGTTATGTTGGCCGCACGGCGGGAAGACCGCTTAGTTGACCTGAAAAAAGAAATCGAAGACGCCGGAGGACGGGCAGAATACCGAGTGACGGATGTCACATCTGCCGCCGAAATGAAATCACTGGCAGAAGCAACATTGGAGCATTTTGGACAAATCACTGTTCTCGTCAACAATGCCGGGTTGATGCCGCTGTCTTATTTGAATAAATTAAAAATTGACGAGTGGGACCGAATGATTGATGTGAATATTAAAGGCGTGCTATACGGAATCGCAGCTGTCCTGCCATATATGGAGGAGCAAAAAGAAGGGCATATCATTAACGTTGCCTCAGTCGCAGGGCATGTCGTGTCACCAGGGAGCGCGGTCTACAGCGGAACGAAGTTTGCGGTTCGGGCAATCACTGAAGGGCTCCGAAAGGAAATCGATCCGGAGCTGAACATCCGCGCGACTATTGTTTCGCCAGGTGCCGTTGAAACCGAACTTCGGAATACGATAACCGATGAAGATGTGCTTTCCAATTTCAGAAGCAGAAGTGCCATGGAACCATTGCAGGCGACAGATATTGCACGAGCCATCGTCTATGCAGTAGAGCAGCCAGCTCATGTGGACGTCAACGAAATCCTGATCCGGCCAAGACAACAGCCGAACTAAAAAAGGAGAGGTTTACCGAATGTTAAACACTGACTTTACTAAGCTTTATTTTGATGGGCAATGGCAAAATGGATCGAGCGACAACATGATGAAAAACACCAATCCGTTTACAGGTGAAGAACTAGTAACGATTCAAGCAGCGGATAAAGACGACTTGGACCGTGCGTATCAATCGGCAGCGAAAGCGCAAGCGGAATGGGCGAAGGAACTTCCGCAGAACAAGCGCGCGATTTTGGAAAAAGTTGTGGATGTGATGGGGGAGAACAAAGAACTGATCATCGAATGGCTCATCAAAGAAGCGGGAAGCACGTACATGAAAGCAGCAACTGAGTTTGGTGCAGCCATGAATGTGATAAAAGAAGTGGCGGCGTTTCCGTTTAAAATGGAAGGCAAAATTTTGCCATCGCAAACAGCCGGGAAAGAAAACCGCATTTACCGCAATCCACTTGGTGTGATTGGCGTCATCAGTCCGTGGAATTTCCCGTTCCACTTGGCAATGCGGTCAGTTGCCCCGGCACTGGCGACGGGCAATGGCGTGGTCATCAAACCGGCGACTGATACGCCCGTTACAGGCGGCTTGATTTTTGCCAGCATTTTCGAGGCGGCCGGTTTGCCAAAAGGGTTGTTGAACGTCATCGTTGGCCGCGGTTCGGAAATCGGGGACGATATCGTTAAACACCCGATTCCCCGGTTAATTTCTTTTACCGGTTCTACGCCGGTCGGCAAGCACATTGGGGAACTGGCTGGCGGCAGCTTAAAGAAAACCGCATTGGAACTTGGCGGCAACAACGCTTTTCTGGTGCTTGACGATGCAGATCTCGACTACGCAGTCGATTCAGCTCTTTTCGGCAAGTTTTACCACCAAGGGCAAATCTGTATGGCGACGAACCGGATTTTTGTCCACCAAGACCGCTACGATGAATTTGCCAAGCTGTTTGTCGAACGGGCGAAGAAATTGAAGTATGGCAATCCGGCAGATCAAGCTACCCATGTTGGACCGCTTATTAACAGCGATCAAGTGGACCGCATCATGGACGACATCAAAGCAAGCGTCGAACAAGGTGCAGAAATTCTGCTTGGAGGCGAGCGGGACGGCAATGTCCTGCAGCCGACGGTTTTGGGCGGCGGTACAAACAGCATGCCGATTGCGAAAAATGAAATCTTCGGTCCTGTTGCGATCTTGATACCGTTTGGCAGCGATCAGGAAGCGGCCGATATGGTCAATGCCTTCCCGTATGGTCTGAGCGGCGCTATCCATTCATCCAATATTGAACGAGGCACGCAGCTTGCCCATAAAGTTTACACAGGGATGATTCACGTCAACGACCAACCGGTCAATGATGAAGCCCATGTACCATTTGGTGGCGAGAAAGAATCCGGGCTCGGACGGTTTAACGGAGATTGGGTCTTGGAAGAATTCACAACGATGAAGTGGATTTCCATCCAGCACACGCCGCGCGATTACGGGCCGTTTATAGCCAATTTGAAATAACAACTGACAGCTTTTGCTTCTTCCATTAGTGGAAGAGGCAGAAGCTGTTTTTTTATGGTTCCTAATAATTATTTTCTAAGAATAATATTTAGGAGGTTGATTTTGAAAGCACTTTCATTTAAACTAACCATAAACCGATTTACTAAACCGATTTAGTAAATTTCACAGATGATTGTTGAGGAGGAAAAAAATTGCCGAAAATTTCAGGTGTATTTACTTTAGGGGATGCCTTGATTACGTTCAACCCTTCGGAAACGGGTCCGCTGCGCTATGTTCCTTCTTTTACACGCAAAGTCGGAGGAGCTGAATTGAATTTCGCGATCGGCTGTGCCCGTTTGGGAATACCGATTAAATGGGCAAGCCGTTTAGGCGGAGACGAATTTGGCCGTGTCATTTACAATTTTGCGCGCGGGGAAGGCGTCGATATGTCCCATGTGGAATTTGTTGAAAATCATCCGACGTCGTTGAATTTCAAGGAAGTCCGTGAAGACGGTTCCGGCAAGACGTTTTATTACCGTTACCAATCGCCGGTTTTGACAATGGAGCCGGAAGATATTACGGAAGAGATGTTTGAAGAAGTGGGTTTGGTCCACTTGACCGGTGTATTTTTGGCAATTGATCCAAAAAACTTGGCAATCACTAAACGAGTGCTGGAAATCGCAAAGAAAAAAGAGATCCGGGTTTCATTTGATCCGAACATTCGCTTGAAGTTGTGGACGCTAGAGCAGGCAAAAGCGGCTTATTCTGAAATCATGCCATCTGTCGACATTTTGCTGACCGGGCTGGATGAAATCGAAATGATTCTGGACGATGCGTCGCAACAGTCGTTAGAACGGTTTGCAGAGAGCCAGTCAATTGACCAATTAGTCATCAAAGACGGCGGCAACGGTTCAAGGCTTTATCAAGGAAAGACTTGGTATTCAAAAGAAGCGTTCAAGATAACGCCGATTGATACTGTTGGAGCGGGAGACGGTTTTGATGCCGGTTACGTTTATGCCGTGCTGAACGGCCATTCTCCTGAAGAGGCGCTGGAATTCGCTAACGGCGTAGGTGCACTCGTAACGACAGTAGCCGGTGATAATGAAGGACTTCCGTATTTAGAAGAAGTGCAAGCATTGATACGCAATGAAAAAATTATTGAAAGATAATAAAAAAGGAGGAACGTTATGTTAAAACATGAAATTTTATCTCACTTAACTTCTACCAAAGTAGTAGCGGTCATCCGCGGCAGCAGCGCAGAAGAAGCGATTGAGTTGTCAAAAGCGGCACTCAAAGGCGGCATCCCCGCCATTGAATTGACCTATACCACCCCGAATGTCCAGAAAGTGTTCGAAGCGCTCGCTGAAGAAGACGTACTGCTGGGTGCTGGATCTGTTTTGGATCCGGAGACGGCGCGGCATGCCATTTTGGCTGGAGCAAAATTCATCGTCAGCCCACATTTCAATGAAGAGATTGCACCGATTTGCAACCGTTATGGAATTCCGTACTTGCCCGGCTGCATGACCATCCGTGAAATGGTTAAAGCGCTGGAAAATGGAAGCGATATCATTAAGTTATTCCCGGCTAATAACTTCGAACCATCGTTCATCAAATCAGTGAACGGCCCGTTGCCGCATGTGCGCATCATGCCGACCGGCGGCATTAATTTGAATAATATCCAAGAGTGGATTGGCGCAGGAGCGGTCGCCGTCGGCATCGGCAGCGACTTGAATAAAGCCTATAAAGCTGGCGGATTTGAAGCCGCAGTGGAATTGAGCAAGCAGTATATGGAGAAAAGCGGACAAAAGGAGCAGAAGCTATGAATATGACATTTCGTTGGTACGGTAGAGGAAACGACACAGTAACATTGGAGCACGTCAAACAAATTCCTGGCGTCAAAGGCATCGTCTGGGCACTTCACAATAAACCTGCCGGAGAAGTTTGGAAGAAAGAAGAAATCAAAGAAGAAGTGGATTACATCCAGTCGCTTGGTTTTCACGTGGATGTCGTTGAAAGTGTCAATGTCCATGAATCGATCAAACTAGGCAATGCAGAACGCGATCACTATATTGAAAACTATAAAGAGACCATCCGCAATCTTTCGGAATTCGGCGTCAAAGTAATTTGCTATAACTTCATGCCGATTTTCGACTGGACGCGCACTGAAATGTTCCACCCGCTGGAAGACGGTTCAACGGCCTTGTTCTTTGAAAAAGCGAAAGTAGACAGCATCGACCCGAAAGAACTTGTACGGGAAGTCAGCGAAGCTTCTGATTTGACGCTGCCAGGATGGGAACCGGAAAAACTGGATCGCATTACTGAGTTGTTTGATGCATATAAAGAAATTGACGAGGCAAAACTTTGGGGAAACTTAGCGTTCTTCCTAAATGAAATCATTCCAGTCGCTGAAGAAGCCGGCATTAAGATGGCCATCCATCCGGATGATCCGCCGTTCTCGATTTTTGGACTGCCGCGTATCATCACAGGTGAGAAAAGCTATGAAAAATTAATTCAAATCTCTGATTCGCCGTCGAACGCTTTTACAATGTGCACCGGTTCGATGGGAGCAAGTTTGTCGAATAACATGGTGAAAATCGCGAAGAAATACGCAAGCCGGGCTCCATTCGCCCATATCCGCAATGTTAAAGTCTACGATAACGGCGATTTCACGGAAACGTCCCATTATACATCAGATGGCTCAATCGATATCAAAGGCGTCGTAAAAGAGCTGCACGCCCAAAATTACGGCGGTTATGTGAGACCGGATCACGGCCGCCATATTTGGGGCGAAGTTTGCCGCCCAGGTTACGGATTATACGATCGCGCACTCGGTATCATGTATTTGTTAGGCTTGTGGGATGCGTATGAAACTAAAAGAACGGAAGGTGCCCAATGATTCCACTTCATGAAAACTTGAAAGGCCGTGTAGCCGTGATAACTGGCGGAAGCGGCGTATTGTGTTCAGCAATGGCGTCCGAACTTGCACGCCAAGGCGTCAAGGTCGCTATTTTAAACCGTACAGCCGAAAACGGCCAAAGTGTAGCCGATGGCATCAACTCAGCAGGCGGAACCGCGCTTGCTCTACAAGCAAATGTCTTGGACCGCACAGACTTGGAAAAAGCGAAAGAAGCCATATTAAATGAGTTTGGCAAAATCGATATTTTGATCAACGGGGCGGGCGGCAATCATGCCGACGCCATTACCGGGCCCGAACTTCACGATGAACTGGCAGAAGGAAAATCCTTTTTCGAGCTTGAAGAAAGCGGTTTTTCCAATGTCTTTTCATTGAACTTCACTGGCACGTTTTTAACATGCCAAGTATTCGGAAAAGAGTTGCTGAAAAGCGAAGCGCCAGCCATTGTCAACTTATCTTCAATGAGTTCTTATGCTCCATTGACGAAGATTCCGGCATACAGTGCAGCGAAAGCTTCCATTAACAATTTCACGATGTGGATGGCCGTCCATTTTGCGGAAACGGGTTTGCGAGTCAATGCGATTGCGCCTGGCTTTTTCAAAACAACGCAGAACAAAGATTTACTGGTCGACCAAGAAGGCAACTTGACAGCGCGCTCTCAAAAAATCCTGGCAGCTACACCGATGAAAAAATTCGGCCAGCCGGAAGACTTATTAGGCGCTTTGTTGTTCTTGGTGGATGAATCCTATTCATCGTTTGTCACTGGCACTACGCTTGCGGTCGACGGAGGATTTATGGCTTATTCGGGGGTATGAAGATGAAAAATATCACAATTGGCGAAGTGGCAGAACAGGCGAAAGTCTCCAAAAGCACCGTTTCCCAATATTTGAACAAACGGTACGAATACATGAGCGAAGCAACCCGAAAAAGAATTGAAGCGGCCATTGAAGAATTGAATTACCATCCGAATATCGTAGCCAGAAGCTTAAAGCAAAAGTCTACGTTTACGGTAGGGGTCATTGTTGCCAATATTCTTCATTCTTTTTCAACGCAAATTTTGCGCACTATTGAAAACGACCTGAACAAAACCGGTTTTCATGTCATCATCTGCAATGCAGATGACCAGCCGGAAAAAGAACGCAACTACATCGAAATGCTGCTGGCAAAGCAAGTGGATGGTCTAATCATCTTCCCTACCGGCGGCAATATCGATTTGTATGAACAAATGAAAAAGAAAAATTTTCCTGTCGTCTTTATGGATCGGAAAATCGAAGAGCTTGGCATTGATACCGTCATGCTCGACAATCATCAAGCAGCCCGCATGGCAATTAGTGAGTTTGTTGAAAGCGATTACACGAAAATCTCCATTATTA includes these proteins:
- a CDS encoding aldo/keto reductase; its protein translation is MEYRQIGKTDLKVSELSFGTWAIGGSWGSTDDQESLRALDYAMDNGVNFFDTADVYGDGHAEELLAKATKGKHSEIHIATKFCRAGDIYDPATYSLESVTKYAEDSLRRLGRERIDLFQIHCPPIEILRDGQVFDVLNRLKEQGKIRYYGVSVETVEEGMLCLENPDISSLQVIFNMFRQKPLEELFPKAQEKGVGILARVPLASGLLTGKFKVDSQFEEDDHRNFNRDGAAFNVGETFAGLEFSKGVELSDKLAWIEEKRGNRTRAALKWILEHDAISTVIPGFKNVKQVEDNLQALNAAPFSEEELARLEQFYVSEVRSEIRGPY
- a CDS encoding LLM class flavin-dependent oxidoreductase encodes the protein MLALNILDYSPIDEGATAREALLQTTQLAQRAEALGYHRFWVAEHHQVFSVAGSTPEMLMMHLATSTKTIRIGSGGVMLPHYSPYKVAENFRMLEALHPNRIDLGIGRSRSYRIVNQALNESKGIKVSYEQQIQDLQKYFTDDKTTEHRFQELIATPITETAPELWLLGTGGESAEIAAANGMAFSYAHFAKPSIAGVEAIDSYRKQFQPSKLMDKPKVMVAVFAVVTETAEQAEEIAKAFDLWLLFIESATPPPYYPSIETAEKRGFSASEQEKVKHNRRRMIVGDAEYVKAEIEKIAARFKADEITIIPSISGADNRMKEIELLAKAFNL
- a CDS encoding NADP-dependent oxidoreductase, with the protein product MPTTQKEIHLANRPKGMPTNDDFEFVEQDIPSLEENQVLLRTLYLSVDPYMRGRMQDSKSYIAPFQLHKAIAGGGIAEVVESRSDKFKQGDIVTGNLKWAEYSRANDQKIRKIDPSAAPATTHLGILGMTGLTAYFGLLEIGKPQPGETVVVSGAAGAVGSAVGQIAKIQGCRVVGIAGSDEKIELLKTELGFDEAVNYKKDSFAEDLAKAVPDGVDVYFDNVGGPVTDEVFKLLNTNARIPLCGAISSYNKEEDLGPRLQSYMIKTSALMQGFTVGNYAAQFEAGSKQLGAWLQEGKLKYEETIVEGFDNTPDAFLSLFKGTNVGKLLVKVADPEYAKF
- a CDS encoding SDR family oxidoreductase; the protein is MEKVKSAIITGASSGIGQATARELAKNGYAVMLAARREDRLVDLKKEIEDAGGRAEYRVTDVTSAAEMKSLAEATLEHFGQITVLVNNAGLMPLSYLNKLKIDEWDRMIDVNIKGVLYGIAAVLPYMEEQKEGHIINVASVAGHVVSPGSAVYSGTKFAVRAITEGLRKEIDPELNIRATIVSPGAVETELRNTITDEDVLSNFRSRSAMEPLQATDIARAIVYAVEQPAHVDVNEILIRPRQQPN
- a CDS encoding aldehyde dehydrogenase family protein, with product MLNTDFTKLYFDGQWQNGSSDNMMKNTNPFTGEELVTIQAADKDDLDRAYQSAAKAQAEWAKELPQNKRAILEKVVDVMGENKELIIEWLIKEAGSTYMKAATEFGAAMNVIKEVAAFPFKMEGKILPSQTAGKENRIYRNPLGVIGVISPWNFPFHLAMRSVAPALATGNGVVIKPATDTPVTGGLIFASIFEAAGLPKGLLNVIVGRGSEIGDDIVKHPIPRLISFTGSTPVGKHIGELAGGSLKKTALELGGNNAFLVLDDADLDYAVDSALFGKFYHQGQICMATNRIFVHQDRYDEFAKLFVERAKKLKYGNPADQATHVGPLINSDQVDRIMDDIKASVEQGAEILLGGERDGNVLQPTVLGGGTNSMPIAKNEIFGPVAILIPFGSDQEAADMVNAFPYGLSGAIHSSNIERGTQLAHKVYTGMIHVNDQPVNDEAHVPFGGEKESGLGRFNGDWVLEEFTTMKWISIQHTPRDYGPFIANLK
- a CDS encoding sugar kinase → MPKISGVFTLGDALITFNPSETGPLRYVPSFTRKVGGAELNFAIGCARLGIPIKWASRLGGDEFGRVIYNFARGEGVDMSHVEFVENHPTSLNFKEVREDGSGKTFYYRYQSPVLTMEPEDITEEMFEEVGLVHLTGVFLAIDPKNLAITKRVLEIAKKKEIRVSFDPNIRLKLWTLEQAKAAYSEIMPSVDILLTGLDEIEMILDDASQQSLERFAESQSIDQLVIKDGGNGSRLYQGKTWYSKEAFKITPIDTVGAGDGFDAGYVYAVLNGHSPEEALEFANGVGALVTTVAGDNEGLPYLEEVQALIRNEKIIER
- a CDS encoding bifunctional 2-keto-4-hydroxyglutarate aldolase/2-keto-3-deoxy-6-phosphogluconate aldolase translates to MLKHEILSHLTSTKVVAVIRGSSAEEAIELSKAALKGGIPAIELTYTTPNVQKVFEALAEEDVLLGAGSVLDPETARHAILAGAKFIVSPHFNEEIAPICNRYGIPYLPGCMTIREMVKALENGSDIIKLFPANNFEPSFIKSVNGPLPHVRIMPTGGINLNNIQEWIGAGAVAVGIGSDLNKAYKAGGFEAAVELSKQYMEKSGQKEQKL
- the uxuA gene encoding mannonate dehydratase — encoded protein: MNMTFRWYGRGNDTVTLEHVKQIPGVKGIVWALHNKPAGEVWKKEEIKEEVDYIQSLGFHVDVVESVNVHESIKLGNAERDHYIENYKETIRNLSEFGVKVICYNFMPIFDWTRTEMFHPLEDGSTALFFEKAKVDSIDPKELVREVSEASDLTLPGWEPEKLDRITELFDAYKEIDEAKLWGNLAFFLNEIIPVAEEAGIKMAIHPDDPPFSIFGLPRIITGEKSYEKLIQISDSPSNAFTMCTGSMGASLSNNMVKIAKKYASRAPFAHIRNVKVYDNGDFTETSHYTSDGSIDIKGVVKELHAQNYGGYVRPDHGRHIWGEVCRPGYGLYDRALGIMYLLGLWDAYETKRTEGAQ
- a CDS encoding SDR family oxidoreductase — its product is MIPLHENLKGRVAVITGGSGVLCSAMASELARQGVKVAILNRTAENGQSVADGINSAGGTALALQANVLDRTDLEKAKEAILNEFGKIDILINGAGGNHADAITGPELHDELAEGKSFFELEESGFSNVFSLNFTGTFLTCQVFGKELLKSEAPAIVNLSSMSSYAPLTKIPAYSAAKASINNFTMWMAVHFAETGLRVNAIAPGFFKTTQNKDLLVDQEGNLTARSQKILAATPMKKFGQPEDLLGALLFLVDESYSSFVTGTTLAVDGGFMAYSGV
- a CDS encoding LacI family DNA-binding transcriptional regulator, which gives rise to MKNITIGEVAEQAKVSKSTVSQYLNKRYEYMSEATRKRIEAAIEELNYHPNIVARSLKQKSTFTVGVIVANILHSFSTQILRTIENDLNKTGFHVIICNADDQPEKERNYIEMLLAKQVDGLIIFPTGGNIDLYEQMKKKNFPVVFMDRKIEELGIDTVMLDNHQAARMAISEFVESDYTKISIITTSIIRNTSPRVERIEGYKAAMTEHGLPVLPEYIKTADAEDLQGVLQELFALEAPPEAILAGNDIVLIEVLKFAKEHRLAIPGDVAVIGIDEVSFASFYTPPITVVAQPTIKMANKATELLLEQINSENKTARTAIYRLQPSLIKRDSC